One Jeotgalicoccus saudimassiliensis DNA window includes the following coding sequences:
- a CDS encoding MetQ/NlpA family ABC transporter substrate-binding protein — MKKLYPLFFVMALFLAACGNDDKTTSSEDDTHIVIASQSEPLTTMVEVAAEVIEEPYTMELLPVNDNIQYNEATFNDEVDGSLAQHELYMEGFNEEAGADLVAIQPAYISNVGFYSPVYESIDEIESGAEVAIPSDPPNEARALLILDSAGLITLAEDTGIDAAVSDIVENPKNLQFTPVDLFNLTAAYEDGVELVFEHPNLIANIGLYPKDAILLEDEDEKRFAFQLVTREGKADSPKMQAAKRALASQEVYDLLMEEAEHEMFTPAFEPGQPAE, encoded by the coding sequence ATGAAGAAACTATATCCTTTATTTTTTGTAATGGCACTGTTTCTTGCAGCGTGCGGAAATGATGACAAGACAACATCTTCTGAGGATGATACGCATATCGTCATCGCATCCCAGTCGGAGCCGCTGACTACAATGGTCGAAGTGGCAGCTGAAGTGATTGAGGAACCATATACGATGGAGCTGCTGCCGGTGAACGATAACATTCAGTATAATGAAGCGACGTTTAATGATGAAGTCGACGGCAGTCTGGCCCAGCACGAACTGTATATGGAGGGTTTTAATGAAGAAGCGGGAGCAGATCTGGTAGCAATACAGCCGGCTTATATTTCGAATGTCGGCTTCTATTCACCTGTCTACGAGTCAATTGATGAAATAGAATCGGGTGCGGAAGTGGCAATTCCAAGCGATCCGCCGAACGAAGCGCGTGCGCTGTTAATACTGGACAGTGCAGGACTGATTACGCTGGCTGAAGACACGGGAATCGATGCGGCAGTATCCGATATTGTCGAGAACCCTAAAAATCTGCAGTTTACACCTGTCGATTTGTTCAACTTAACAGCGGCATATGAAGATGGTGTTGAACTCGTGTTTGAACACCCGAACTTAATAGCGAATATCGGTCTTTATCCGAAAGATGCAATTTTACTTGAAGATGAAGATGAGAAAAGATTTGCCTTCCAGCTGGTAACCCGTGAAGGCAAAGCAGACAGTCCTAAAATGCAGGCGGCAAAACGCGCACTGGCATCTCAGGAAGTATACGACCTTCTGATGGAAGAGGCGGAACATGAGATGTTTACACCGGCGTTTGAACCTGGTCAGCCTGCAGAATAA
- a CDS encoding class I SAM-dependent methyltransferase: MKTKFHNYAKEYFKHRNDIPSAFFEELTKRGIELSGSKVADIGAGPGFLSKSLSDHGAIVDAVEPSEDFIEIAKEYIGNDDRISFTKGTAEKTDLADSTYDIVIVMRSWQWFDSDKAAKEMKRILKPDGILIVADIGFKASNKMVKESMKIVKKNSKHNELKKAGSKEDSIQTINGFPVEWFGDWRHARLDLEDFFKYEYTVKFTDQEWLGRLGTSSWLVAFKKKQMDKAMEKIADILESMDEEKNIKLRTHLTWQY, from the coding sequence ATGAAGACGAAATTTCATAATTATGCCAAGGAGTATTTTAAACACAGAAACGATATTCCAAGTGCATTTTTTGAAGAGCTGACTAAACGAGGTATTGAACTGTCCGGGAGTAAAGTTGCAGATATCGGAGCCGGCCCGGGATTTTTAAGTAAATCATTAAGTGACCACGGTGCAATTGTCGATGCAGTGGAACCTTCGGAAGATTTTATTGAAATAGCAAAAGAGTATATCGGTAATGATGACCGCATCAGTTTCACTAAAGGTACAGCAGAAAAAACTGATCTTGCGGACAGCACATATGACATTGTAATCGTTATGAGATCGTGGCAGTGGTTCGACAGTGATAAGGCAGCTAAGGAAATGAAGCGCATACTTAAGCCGGACGGTATTTTAATCGTTGCTGATATTGGATTTAAAGCGTCGAACAAGATGGTTAAAGAATCCATGAAAATCGTTAAGAAAAACTCAAAGCACAATGAATTGAAAAAAGCCGGTTCAAAAGAAGATTCGATTCAGACAATTAATGGTTTCCCTGTTGAATGGTTCGGCGACTGGCGACATGCAAGACTTGATCTTGAAGATTTCTTTAAATATGAATACACAGTTAAATTTACTGATCAGGAATGGCTTGGCAGACTCGGAACATCATCATGGCTTGTTGCTTTTAAAAAGAAACAGATGGACAAAGCAATGGAAAAAATTGCAGACATCCTCGAGTCAATGGATGAGGAAAAAAACATAAAGTTACGCACGCACTTAACGTGGCAATATTAA
- a CDS encoding DUF4129 domain-containing protein — protein sequence MSRVNYYAKFVFYFAVDMFVPGLTAVLINIHNTAPGDSYLLPLGAVIFILLVLSHVIAERFSLQAVYFLVPLGIILLVLTGSYWLTALLIAGFSVWTLEQLHDNIDNHYNEKMMIIMLLFVIILNLINTPEIDAHQLQLHLIAAGMFVFYFLGRIFMLMTGSGWDFTSRAWVFAVSSAFLITAAALFTGLYKYAEFAVQTVIIFLINGFIMLLRPFFSFLETVEFKFPDMEQEQMEVNEDGNAVNETFEGTTAVSEVPVMTILIVLTVIGIGVFLLMYFRKRSRPVKSTAESKSYTTSVRTSTTKEKLTPAVSVPEGEVRKQYYAFEKWLAGRNLGRYHGETIDEWAERMNIGNTELLERYKQYRYDSREMTAEEFYEFKEMIKNIKPLLGDKSS from the coding sequence ATGAGCAGGGTAAATTACTATGCAAAATTTGTGTTTTATTTTGCAGTCGACATGTTTGTACCCGGACTGACGGCCGTACTGATAAACATTCACAACACCGCACCCGGGGACAGTTATCTGCTGCCGCTCGGAGCAGTAATTTTTATACTGCTTGTATTAAGTCATGTCATCGCAGAGAGATTCAGTCTGCAGGCAGTATATTTCCTCGTTCCGCTGGGAATTATATTGTTAGTGCTGACAGGATCATACTGGCTTACAGCACTTTTAATTGCGGGCTTTTCAGTGTGGACGCTTGAGCAGCTGCACGATAATATTGACAATCATTATAACGAGAAGATGATGATTATTATGCTGCTGTTCGTTATTATTTTAAACCTGATTAATACCCCGGAAATTGATGCACACCAGCTGCAGCTTCATCTGATTGCAGCGGGCATGTTTGTCTTTTACTTTTTAGGCAGAATTTTTATGCTGATGACAGGAAGCGGATGGGATTTCACTTCACGTGCATGGGTATTTGCTGTTTCATCAGCTTTTCTGATTACAGCGGCCGCATTATTTACAGGACTGTATAAGTACGCGGAGTTTGCAGTGCAGACGGTAATCATCTTTCTGATAAACGGTTTTATAATGCTGCTTCGGCCATTCTTTTCATTTCTGGAAACAGTAGAATTTAAATTTCCCGATATGGAGCAGGAACAGATGGAAGTGAATGAGGACGGTAATGCGGTAAATGAAACGTTTGAAGGAACAACTGCGGTAAGTGAAGTGCCGGTAATGACGATTTTAATCGTTCTGACTGTGATTGGGATTGGAGTGTTCCTCTTGATGTACTTCAGAAAACGCAGCCGTCCGGTGAAAAGTACTGCTGAGAGTAAAAGTTATACTACATCTGTTCGAACAAGTACAACGAAAGAAAAACTGACACCGGCGGTCTCTGTTCCGGAAGGGGAAGTCAGAAAACAGTATTATGCATTTGAGAAGTGGCTGGCCGGCAGGAACCTCGGCCGTTATCACGGTGAGACGATAGATGAATGGGCAGAACGGATGAATATCGGGAATACGGAACTGCTTGAACGATACAAGCAATACCGGTATGACAGCAGGGAGATGACAGCTGAGGAGTTTTATGAATTTAAGGAAATGATTAAAAATATTAAGCCGTTACTTGGGGATAAAAGTAGTTAA
- a CDS encoding DUF58 domain-containing protein: MKYKYDFSETQTASLFTVIVSVLIILDVFYAATLNIYIVFIIGILISAMILNRYYEKNVMKHLRVEIINDEVRHYKGETGVLKIRIAQNGIMPVLSAEMTVTAGNDIKFNNDQALKIRQQTETTAVFTVLPKRETVIEIPYKASRRGVSYIVDSRISVPRIFGFGSMDLRQTGPAKHEIMIYPDKFAVHNEPIKFKIAQGVFKNNESLYNDPLLTLGNREYMEIDSFRDINWKQSARMGELQSKIYEKTTYTEWLILINLRSESVFAPPENIERIFEKLSFLTGEIAKEDITYSMIANMKTFDEGSYFRIDELNGLRSYRPVLEALAKIKTVTFTIAFERFLNHVRLYEKVPSHIIFTGETDALIDRELEYFLRKGITIYQLNDNGLERYGGNSGKLKAVGG; encoded by the coding sequence ATGAAGTATAAATATGATTTCAGTGAAACACAGACGGCTTCACTGTTTACTGTCATTGTGTCAGTGCTGATTATTCTTGATGTTTTTTATGCGGCAACATTAAATATATACATCGTCTTTATAATCGGAATACTGATTTCAGCAATGATACTGAACAGATACTATGAAAAAAATGTAATGAAGCATCTGCGTGTGGAAATTATTAACGATGAAGTCAGGCATTATAAAGGTGAGACAGGGGTGCTTAAAATCCGTATTGCACAAAATGGTATTATGCCGGTGCTTAGTGCGGAAATGACCGTAACCGCAGGAAATGATATTAAGTTTAACAATGATCAAGCGCTTAAGATCCGTCAGCAGACAGAAACAACTGCAGTTTTTACTGTGCTGCCGAAAAGAGAAACGGTAATAGAAATACCTTATAAAGCGTCAAGGCGCGGAGTCAGTTATATCGTTGACAGCCGCATCAGCGTGCCGAGAATTTTCGGTTTCGGCAGTATGGATTTAAGGCAGACCGGACCGGCAAAGCATGAAATTATGATTTACCCGGACAAGTTTGCCGTTCATAATGAGCCGATTAAATTTAAAATTGCTCAGGGTGTTTTTAAAAATAATGAATCGCTGTACAACGATCCACTGCTGACACTCGGAAACCGGGAGTATATGGAAATTGATTCATTTCGGGACATTAACTGGAAACAGTCGGCTCGTATGGGGGAGCTGCAGTCAAAGATATACGAGAAAACGACGTATACAGAATGGCTGATACTCATCAATCTGCGCTCTGAATCAGTATTTGCACCGCCTGAAAACATTGAGAGAATTTTTGAGAAACTGAGCTTTTTAACTGGGGAAATTGCAAAAGAAGATATAACCTACAGCATGATTGCGAACATGAAAACTTTTGACGAAGGCAGTTACTTCAGAATCGATGAGCTGAATGGACTTAGAAGTTACAGACCGGTACTTGAAGCGCTCGCGAAAATTAAAACTGTGACTTTTACGATTGCATTTGAACGATTTTTGAATCATGTGAGGCTGTATGAAAAAGTGCCGTCGCACATTATTTTCACCGGAGAAACTGATGCGCTGATTGACAGGGAGCTTGAATACTTTCTGCGCAAAGGTATTACGATTTATCAGCTGAATGATAACGGGCTTGAACGATATGGCGGCAATTCAGGAAAGCTTAAGGCGGTGGGCGGATGA
- the pepT gene encoding peptidase T, with product MREELIERLSRYAKIDTQSDASSETVPSTDKQWNLLKELETELNAIGMSDVNLDDKGYLYATLPANTEGKKTIGFLAHVDTATDFTGTNVKPQLVKYESGDIVLNEALNIVLTPEQFPNLNNYQGHTLMTTDGTTLLGADNKAGIAEIITAVEYLLKHPEIKHGTVKVGFTPDEEIGRGPHDFDVERFDADFAYTVDGGPLGELQYESFNAAGAAVKVTGNSVHPGTAKNKMVNAVRIAADIVTGFDADDTPEKTEGYEGFNHVLNLSGDVETAEFSMIIRDFDSESFKARKEAVEQKIEAFRGKYPEAVIELEMNDQYYNMKEVIEKDMSIVTLAEEAMKSLEIEPVIEPIRGGTDGSQLSYKGLPAPNIFTGGENFHGKFEFASIDDMEKSAETIVKIIELNAR from the coding sequence ATGAGAGAAGAATTAATTGAACGTTTATCTAGGTATGCAAAAATTGACACCCAGTCCGACGCATCAAGTGAAACGGTACCGTCGACTGACAAACAGTGGAATCTGTTAAAAGAACTTGAAACAGAACTGAATGCCATCGGTATGAGCGACGTTAATCTCGACGATAAGGGATATCTGTATGCGACCCTGCCGGCAAATACGGAAGGTAAAAAGACCATCGGGTTTCTGGCACATGTGGATACAGCGACAGATTTTACAGGAACAAATGTTAAACCGCAGCTCGTTAAGTATGAAAGCGGGGATATTGTACTGAATGAAGCACTGAATATCGTGCTGACGCCGGAACAGTTCCCAAATTTAAATAATTATCAAGGCCATACGCTGATGACGACCGACGGTACGACACTGCTCGGTGCGGATAACAAAGCCGGCATTGCGGAAATTATCACTGCTGTCGAATACCTGCTTAAACATCCCGAGATTAAACACGGTACAGTTAAAGTAGGCTTTACACCTGATGAGGAGATCGGACGGGGGCCGCATGACTTTGACGTTGAACGATTCGATGCAGACTTTGCATATACAGTCGACGGCGGACCGCTTGGTGAACTGCAGTATGAAAGTTTTAACGCTGCGGGCGCTGCTGTGAAAGTTACAGGAAACAGTGTGCACCCCGGGACGGCGAAAAACAAAATGGTTAATGCTGTACGCATCGCGGCTGATATTGTTACAGGATTTGATGCGGATGACACACCCGAAAAGACGGAAGGCTACGAAGGTTTTAACCACGTGCTGAACTTATCGGGTGACGTTGAAACAGCGGAATTCAGTATGATTATCCGTGATTTTGATTCAGAGTCATTTAAAGCGCGTAAAGAAGCTGTTGAACAGAAGATAGAAGCATTCCGGGGCAAATATCCTGAAGCGGTCATCGAACTGGAGATGAACGACCAGTATTACAACATGAAAGAAGTTATTGAGAAGGATATGTCAATTGTGACACTGGCTGAAGAAGCGATGAAGTCACTGGAGATTGAACCGGTCATCGAACCGATACGCGGCGGAACAGATGGCTCTCAGCTGTCGTATAAAGGACTGCCTGCACCGAACATTTTCACCGGAGGAGAAAACTTCCACGGTAAATTTGAATTCGCTTCGATTGACGATATGGAGAAATCAGCGGAAACAATCGTTAAAATAATTGAACTGAACGCAAGATAA
- a CDS encoding AAA family ATPase — MTAAEKLKQFKEEIGKVIIGQEKVIELVFISLIQEGHILFDSVPGTGKTVLSKAVASTVDGDFARIQFTPDVLPADVTGMNMYNPKTQSFELRMGPVKTNILLADEINRATPRTQSALLEVMEERQVTIDGTGVKLDDLFIVLATQNPIESRQGTFELPEAQMDRFLMKITLGYPKREEELTMLDMHRGKNIIDVKPVFTRMDIMALRAEAAEIRINDTVKEYIIDLVHKTREHRHTALGVSPRGALGLMRAAMGKALINNRNYVTPEDVKYIAPYVLAHRIVLNIEGMTLTTEQALIQDILNDTEVPVEFGVSRNEV; from the coding sequence ATGACAGCAGCAGAGAAACTAAAGCAATTTAAAGAAGAAATAGGAAAAGTAATTATCGGGCAGGAGAAAGTCATCGAACTTGTGTTTATCAGTCTGATTCAGGAAGGGCACATACTGTTTGACAGTGTACCGGGAACGGGGAAAACGGTCCTGTCAAAAGCTGTGGCAAGTACAGTGGACGGTGATTTTGCACGTATTCAGTTTACACCGGATGTGCTGCCGGCTGATGTTACGGGAATGAATATGTATAATCCGAAAACGCAGAGTTTTGAGCTTAGAATGGGTCCGGTTAAAACGAATATACTGCTCGCTGATGAAATTAACCGGGCGACACCGAGAACGCAGTCGGCACTTCTTGAAGTAATGGAGGAGCGGCAGGTGACGATTGACGGTACGGGAGTGAAGCTCGATGACTTGTTTATCGTACTGGCAACGCAGAACCCGATTGAATCCAGACAGGGGACGTTTGAGCTGCCTGAAGCACAGATGGACCGCTTTTTAATGAAAATTACACTGGGCTATCCGAAACGGGAAGAAGAGCTGACAATGCTTGATATGCATAGAGGAAAAAATATCATTGATGTGAAACCCGTATTTACACGGATGGATATTATGGCGCTGAGAGCAGAGGCAGCGGAGATTCGTATTAATGACACTGTTAAAGAATACATAATTGATCTTGTTCATAAGACGAGGGAGCACAGGCACACAGCACTTGGGGTGTCACCGCGCGGGGCACTCGGGTTAATGCGTGCGGCGATGGGGAAGGCCCTGATTAACAACCGTAATTACGTGACTCCGGAAGACGTGAAATATATTGCACCGTACGTACTGGCCCACCGCATTGTACTTAATATAGAAGGGATGACACTGACGACGGAACAGGCACTGATACAGGACATTCTAAATGACACAGAAGTGCCTGTTGAATTTGGAGTGAGCCGGAATGAAGTATAA
- a CDS encoding methionine ABC transporter permease: MIEMISIYFERVIEYWPNLLKSLNETGIMMGFAMAAAIVLGLPLGTLLYLTDEDKPLENKFIYHTANVVVNIVRSFPFLLLVIAMQPLIREVYGRATGDPVAASFPLMVIAIALYARFVQQSLLDVPKGVLETAQAMGASIPQLVYRFLFVEARSSLIIGFSTAFVSFISYSTIMGVVGGGGIGDFAIRYGYQRYETDIMYTAIVVIIIFVQIAQWFGLWLARKIDKR, translated from the coding sequence ATGATTGAGATGATATCTATTTATTTTGAACGCGTTATTGAATACTGGCCGAATCTCCTGAAAAGTTTAAACGAAACAGGAATTATGATGGGATTTGCCATGGCTGCGGCAATAGTACTCGGGCTGCCGCTCGGCACACTGCTTTACTTAACGGATGAAGATAAGCCGCTAGAGAACAAATTTATATATCATACAGCAAACGTCGTCGTTAATATTGTCCGTTCATTTCCGTTTCTGCTGCTTGTTATAGCGATGCAGCCGCTGATCCGTGAAGTGTACGGCAGAGCAACAGGTGATCCAGTCGCCGCATCATTTCCGCTGATGGTCATTGCGATTGCACTGTATGCACGGTTTGTGCAGCAGTCGCTGCTCGATGTGCCAAAAGGAGTTCTGGAAACCGCACAGGCAATGGGGGCTTCAATACCGCAGCTCGTGTACCGTTTCCTGTTTGTTGAAGCGAGAAGTTCATTAATAATCGGCTTCTCGACAGCGTTTGTAAGTTTCATCTCATATTCGACGATTATGGGGGTTGTCGGCGGGGGCGGTATCGGTGACTTTGCAATCCGATACGGTTACCAGCGTTATGAAACAGACATTATGTATACAGCAATCGTCGTGATTATAATATTTGTACAAATTGCACAGTGGTTTGGTCTGTGGCTTGCAAGAAAAATTGATAAAAGATAA
- a CDS encoding MetQ/NlpA family ABC transporter substrate-binding protein, which translates to MGKKIWMGTFVSACVLMLAACGGEETAEENNEITVVAQTTPMTDIVEIAGEAIEEPYTVKLVEVADNIQYNEAVFNDEADASFAQHEPFMEQFNKESDADLVAMSEIYNAIVGFYSPVYDSIDELENGAEVAIPSDPTNEARALMILDDAGIITLADDVSFEATVDDIEDNPKNLKFTHVDLLNLSASYEDGIPLVFNYPTYIEPIGLTPEDAVLLEDDDNNTFALRVVAREGNEDSEKIEALNKAFTSQEVYDFLDELADKGHLEPSFEPGEE; encoded by the coding sequence ATGGGTAAAAAAATTTGGATGGGAACTTTTGTAAGTGCCTGTGTATTAATGCTTGCTGCATGCGGCGGGGAAGAAACTGCGGAGGAGAACAATGAAATTACAGTAGTTGCCCAGACGACACCGATGACGGATATCGTCGAAATCGCGGGAGAAGCAATCGAGGAACCTTACACAGTTAAACTGGTTGAAGTGGCGGATAACATCCAGTATAACGAAGCTGTGTTTAACGACGAGGCGGATGCGAGCTTCGCACAGCATGAACCGTTTATGGAACAGTTTAATAAAGAAAGTGACGCAGATCTCGTTGCGATGTCGGAAATATACAATGCAATTGTCGGCTTCTACTCACCGGTATATGATTCAATCGATGAACTTGAAAACGGAGCAGAAGTGGCAATTCCAAGCGATCCGACCAACGAAGCGCGTGCACTGATGATTCTGGATGACGCGGGTATTATTACATTGGCTGATGATGTGTCATTTGAAGCGACGGTCGATGATATTGAAGACAATCCGAAAAACCTTAAGTTTACACACGTTGACCTGTTGAATTTAAGTGCCTCTTATGAAGATGGAATTCCGCTTGTTTTCAACTATCCGACGTATATTGAACCGATTGGTCTGACACCGGAAGATGCAGTACTGCTTGAAGATGATGATAACAACACATTTGCACTCCGCGTTGTTGCACGTGAGGGCAATGAAGATTCAGAAAAAATCGAAGCGCTGAACAAGGCATTTACATCTCAGGAAGTTTATGATTTCCTCGATGAACTGGCTGATAAAGGCCACCTTGAGCCTTCATTTGAACCGGGTGAAGAATAA
- a CDS encoding methionine ABC transporter ATP-binding protein yields the protein MIALDGVVKQYQGQNGPFSALDNISVHIKESEKFGIIGESGSGKSTLLRMINALETPDNGTVTVDGEDVVNLSPKQLRQYRKKIGMIFQQFNLLNNKTVLENVTLPLKLHKFESALDVDEVLSFVGLSDKKNSYPGQLSGGQKQRVGIARALITNPKILLCDEPTSALDEKTTDEIVGVLRRAHEVYGMTIVVVTHELNVIKHLCDRTLVLEAGNIIDTIDIKPSSHVISEASYYERVVEVLKK from the coding sequence ATGATTGCACTAGATGGTGTTGTTAAACAGTATCAGGGCCAAAATGGACCTTTCAGTGCCCTGGACAATATATCTGTTCACATAAAGGAAAGTGAAAAATTCGGCATTATCGGTGAGAGTGGATCGGGTAAATCGACACTTCTCCGTATGATTAATGCTTTAGAAACCCCTGATAATGGAACAGTTACGGTAGACGGCGAAGATGTTGTGAACCTGTCGCCGAAACAGCTGAGACAGTACCGTAAAAAAATCGGCATGATTTTCCAGCAGTTTAATCTGCTGAATAACAAGACAGTGCTTGAAAATGTCACACTGCCGTTAAAACTGCATAAATTTGAATCCGCTTTAGATGTGGATGAAGTACTCAGTTTTGTCGGACTCAGTGACAAGAAAAACAGTTATCCGGGACAGTTGTCAGGCGGACAAAAACAACGGGTAGGTATTGCACGGGCATTAATAACAAATCCCAAAATACTGCTTTGTGATGAACCGACGAGTGCACTCGATGAAAAGACAACAGACGAAATTGTCGGTGTTCTGAGACGGGCACATGAAGTGTATGGGATGACAATCGTTGTCGTAACGCATGAACTGAACGTGATTAAACATTTATGCGACCGGACGCTGGTGCTGGAAGCAGGTAATATCATCGATACGATTGATATTAAGCCGTCATCGCATGTGATATCGGAAGCCTCTTATTATGAACGGGTAGTAGAGGTGCTTAAAAAATGA
- a CDS encoding VOC family protein: MRAAMPFLTFEGRAFEALEYYKEVFHHFDIIQLVNYTGSNKIQQAVIRIGDMHLMLRDSDVPSEFTFTPSMSVYIECTDINEIEMLYRKLKKNGAIHIPLDDYNMSKRYAWIQDQFGVSWQLNLL, encoded by the coding sequence ATGAGAGCGGCAATGCCCTTTCTGACGTTTGAAGGACGTGCTTTTGAAGCGCTGGAATATTATAAAGAGGTGTTCCATCACTTCGATATTATTCAATTGGTGAACTATACAGGATCAAATAAAATCCAGCAGGCAGTAATACGCATCGGTGATATGCATCTGATGCTGCGTGACTCTGATGTACCGTCAGAATTTACGTTTACACCAAGTATGTCTGTTTATATTGAATGTACAGATATAAATGAAATTGAAATGCTGTACAGAAAGCTGAAGAAGAACGGAGCCATCCACATACCGCTGGATGATTATAATATGAGTAAACGCTACGCGTGGATTCAGGATCAGTTCGGTGTATCCTGGCAGTTAAACTTACTTTAA
- a CDS encoding MDR family MFS transporter, protein MSEITQKKPDYRLIIILLSGAFISFLSNTFLNVALPAIKNDFGISTSAVQWVSTSYMLVSGIIIPTTAYLMQKFSAKTLFLAAMSLFLAGTLVAGFSPTFIVLILGRMIQATGSAMLMPLLMNIMITSFPPDKRGTAMGLFSLVMFFAPAIGPTLSGIVVENYSWHMLFYMMVPVLVIVLAVGFWQLPDVQQHREAHIDIYSIVLSTIGFGGVLYGLSSAGEYGLASSSVLIPLFLGLAAVTLYVMRQFKLEHPMLDFRVYKYSMYTIASLIIGAANMALFAGMILIPIFMQDIQGLSPLDTGLLMLPGALIMGLMSPVSGKLFDIYGPKVMAITGLTLAVVTTFFLSRLEVDTSFTYLLTIYMIRALGMTMVNTPVMTNGMNSLPAHLTPHGSSLNSMLNQVSGSIGIALLITVMQTYTNITVSKMDNPTEAMINQATLEGINLSFLVGTCFLGLALAAAFFLKQSSSGETIGKGLAKARPISDESKKLSRD, encoded by the coding sequence ATGTCTGAAATAACTCAGAAAAAACCGGATTACAGATTAATTATTATATTATTATCCGGAGCTTTCATCTCGTTCTTATCCAACACTTTTTTAAATGTCGCGCTTCCCGCCATCAAAAATGATTTCGGAATATCCACATCAGCTGTTCAATGGGTTTCAACATCCTATATGCTGGTTTCGGGTATTATTATACCGACCACGGCATACCTGATGCAGAAATTCAGTGCCAAAACACTTTTTCTGGCAGCTATGTCACTGTTTCTCGCCGGTACACTCGTTGCCGGGTTTTCACCGACTTTTATCGTACTTATATTAGGCCGTATGATTCAGGCGACAGGTTCCGCAATGCTGATGCCGCTTTTAATGAATATTATGATCACCAGCTTTCCGCCAGACAAACGCGGAACAGCAATGGGTCTGTTCAGCCTTGTAATGTTCTTTGCACCTGCTATCGGACCGACACTGTCCGGTATCGTTGTCGAAAATTATTCCTGGCACATGCTGTTCTACATGATGGTGCCGGTACTTGTAATCGTTCTTGCCGTCGGGTTCTGGCAGTTGCCGGATGTTCAGCAGCATCGGGAAGCCCACATTGATATTTACTCTATTGTGCTGTCGACAATCGGTTTCGGCGGTGTACTTTACGGACTGAGCTCAGCAGGAGAATACGGTCTCGCAAGTTCAAGCGTATTAATTCCGCTGTTTTTAGGACTTGCAGCTGTAACACTTTATGTTATGCGACAATTCAAATTGGAACACCCGATGCTCGACTTCAGAGTTTACAAATATTCGATGTATACAATTGCTTCACTGATTATCGGTGCGGCCAATATGGCTTTATTCGCGGGAATGATTTTAATCCCGATTTTCATGCAGGACATCCAGGGCTTAAGCCCGCTGGATACAGGACTGCTGATGCTGCCGGGTGCACTGATTATGGGGCTGATGAGTCCCGTATCAGGTAAGCTGTTTGATATTTACGGTCCGAAAGTAATGGCAATTACGGGTCTGACACTCGCAGTAGTGACAACATTCTTCCTGAGCCGTCTTGAAGTCGATACTTCATTTACGTACTTATTAACAATTTATATGATACGCGCGCTTGGGATGACCATGGTAAACACCCCTGTTATGACGAACGGGATGAACTCCCTGCCGGCACATTTAACGCCGCACGGTTCATCACTGAACAGCATGCTTAATCAGGTCAGCGGATCAATCGGAATTGCACTCCTGATTACAGTAATGCAGACATATACAAACATTACTGTCAGCAAAATGGATAATCCGACAGAAGCAATGATTAACCAGGCAACGCTTGAAGGCATTAACCTGTCATTCCTTGTCGGTACTTGCTTCCTCGGTCTCGCACTCGCAGCAGCATTCTTCCTGAAACAATCAAGTTCGGGTGAAACGATTGGCAAAGGCCTTGCCAAAGCACGCCCTATAAGCGATGAATCAAAAAAACTCAGCAGAGATTAA